The following proteins are encoded in a genomic region of Oryza brachyantha chromosome 11, ObraRS2, whole genome shotgun sequence:
- the LOC121055783 gene encoding cyanidin 3-O-rutinoside 5-O-glucosyltransferase-like: MHDVDVVVVDGGGGGRGREEMHFLIVSGAAQGQITPARRLARALVAAQPGVRATMAVPLSALRRMFPGKAAEGGAAGEGAVVFSDGAGVDYAAFTDGFDDGFRPEQCDGAVFVGRLQLVGPASLARLAAALRARGRPVTCVVYTLLLPFAAAVARDLDVPAYFFWTMPAAVLSVYYHYFHGRHGLVDAAAGVHDDPDRRVEVPGLEFLRARDLPSLLTGPSPYLPAFREMFHVVESTAAASCHGKSGAKPRVLVNTFDALEPEALASVPGIDLLPVGPMVTDAEADDGGGDLFQQDDNNGYMQWLDKQDDASVVYVAFGSLAVLSARQLEEIRQCLDVAGRPYLWVVRRDNRDGGGRDGDACAAPAGGVVVEWCSQPRVLAHRAVGCFVTHCGWNSTLETVACGVPAVMAPQWSDQATNARMAEARWGVGVRAEAAADGTVPSSELARCIDAVMGDSDDARAIRHRARQWKARAAMALSVGASTDIDGNATAARNLRRFLQGVDREQASSAELTRGQRGNLPQVKG, encoded by the coding sequence ATGCACGACGttgacgtcgtcgtcgtcgacggcggaggcggcggtagggggagagaggagatgcATTTCTTGATCGTGTCAGGGGCGGCCCAGGGGCAGATCACGCCGGCGAGGCGTCTGGCGCGCGCGCTggtggcggcgcagccgggGGTCAGGGCTACGATGGCCGTGCCGCTGTCGGCGCTGAGGAGGATGTTCCCCGGGAAGGCGGCTGAGGGGGGCGCTGCCGGGGAGGGGGCCGTGGTGTTTTCCGACGGAGCCGGCGTCGACTACGCCGCGTTCACCGACGGGTTCGACGACGGGTTCCGGCCCGAGCAGTGTGACGGGGCGGTGTTCGTCGGGAGGCTGCAGCTCGTCGGCCCGGCCTCGCTGGCGCGGCTAGCGGCGGCGCTGCGTGCGCGGGGGAGGCCCGTGACGTGCGTCGTGTACACTCTGCTTCttccgttcgccgccgccgtcgccagggaCCTCGACGTGCCGGCGTACTTCTTCTGGACGATGCCGGCGGCCGTGCTGTCAGTGTACTACCATTACTTCCACGGCCGCCATGGACTCGTcgacgccgctgccggcgtccatGACGACCCCGACCGCCGAGTCGAAGTCCCTGGCCTCGAGTTCCTTCGCGCTCGTGACCTTCCGTCGCTGCTCACTGGGCCAAGCCCCTACCTGCCGGCATTCCGGGAGATGTTCCACGTCGTCgagtccaccgccgccgcgtcgtgccACGGCAAGAGCGGCGCCAAGCCGCGCGTTCTCGTGAACACCTTCGACGCGCTGGAGCCAGAGGCGCTCGCATCCGTTCCCGGCATTGACCTCCTCCCAGTGGGGCCCATGGTCACCGACGCGGAGGCAgatgatggcggcggcgacctcttCCAGCAGGACGACAATAACGGCTACATGCAGTGGCTCGACAAGCAGGACGACGCCTCCGTCGTGTACGTCGCGTTCGGCAGCCTCGCCGTGCTCTCGGCGAGGCAGCTGGAGGAGATACGTCAGTGTCTCGACGTGGCCGGACGGCCGTACCTCTGGGTGGTCCGGCGCGACaaccgcgacggcggcgggcgggacGGGGACGCatgcgccgcgccggcgggcggggtggtggtggagtgGTGCAGCCAGCCGCGGGTGCTGGCGCACCGCGCGGTGGGGTGCTTCGTGACCCACTGCGGGTGGAACTCGACGCTGGAGACCGTTGCCTGCGGCGTGCCGGCGGTGATGGCGCCGCAGTGGTCCGACCAGGCAACGAACGCGCGCATGGCCGAGGCGCGCTGGGGCGTCGGCGTGCGcgcggaggccgcggcggacgGCACCGTGCCCTCGTCGGAGCTCGCCCGCTGCATCGACGCGGTTATgggcgacagcgacgacgccCGCGCGATACGCCATCGCGCGAGACAGTGGAAGGCCCGCGCCGCCATGGCGCTAAGCGTTGGCGCCAGCACCGACATCGACGGcaacgcgacggcggcgcgcaaCCTGAGACGGTTTCTGCAAGGCGTCGACCGCGAGCAAGCATCAAGTGCAGAACTAACTAGAGGGCAGCGTGGAAATTTACCCCAAGTAAAAGGGTAG